From Canis lupus baileyi chromosome 16, mCanLup2.hap1, whole genome shotgun sequence, a single genomic window includes:
- the ENTPD8 gene encoding ectonucleoside triphosphate diphosphohydrolase 8 isoform X1 encodes MGPTWKQRVLSTLLGATVASGLTTLILILVEATSVLLPTDTKFGVVFDAGSTHTSLFVYRWPADKQNSTGVVSQALACQVKGPGISSYASDPAQAGESLQGCLEEALVIIPQAKHQETPAFLGATAGMRLLSQKNGSQATAIFAAVSQALGRSPLDFRGAELLTGQDEGAFGWITINYVLGRLVQYSFSGEWIRPLEGTLVGALDMGGASTQITFVPRGPILDESSQATFRLYGSEHRVYTHSYLCFGHDQMLTRLLAQLVQASPGPLVCHPCYHRGYRAMLSLATLYESPCVHTPPPQHGAGNLTVEGMGSPTACVSAIQGLFNFSGCEGRGHCTFDGVYQPPVQGQFYAFSSFYYTFAFLNLTSKQPLATVNTTVWEFCQRPWKQVEASARGQERWLRDYCASGLYILTLLLEGYGFSEETWPSIEFRKQVITSWAQPSGAGALGQLPLPASCPTGRWHQYWLDAGLHAEPDQHDPSRRARPVEGPELWRVGSRCWLHGAYARGHSWSCCRPPPLAPQLSGPPPTVGGPGPAPTARGCLPRS; translated from the exons ATGGGGCCGACCTGGAAGCAGCGGGTCCTAAGCACCCTGCTGGGGGCCACAGTGGCCTCAGGCCTCACCACGCTCATCCTCATCCTGGTGGAGGCCACCAGTGTCCTCCTGCCCACAGACACCAAG TTTGGGGTCGTGTTTGACGCCGGGTCCACCCACACGTCCCTCTTTGTGTATCGGTGGCCAGCAGACAAGCAGAACAGCACAGGCGTGGTCAGCCAGGCGCTGGCCTGCCAGGTGAAAG GGCCAGGCATCTCTTCGTATGCCTCTGACCCTGCACAGGCTGGGGAGAGCCTGCAGGGCTGCCTGGAAGAGGCCCTGGTGATTATCCCACAAGCAAAACATCAGGAAACGCCCGCCTTCCTGGGGGCCACGGCTGGCATGAGGCTGCTCAG CCAGAAGAATGGCTCCCAGGCCACAGCCATCTTTGCGGCAGtcagccaggccctgggccggTCTCCCCTGGACTTTCGGGGTGCTGAGCTCCTGACTGGGCAGGACGAAGGTGCCTTCGGCTGGATCACCATCAACTACGTCCTGGGCAGGCTGGTCCAG TATTCTTTCTCTGGAGAATGGATCCGGCCCCTGGAGGGGACCCTAGTGGGCGCCCTGGACATGGGTGGGGCCTCCACGCAGATCACCTTTGTGCCCAGAGGCCCCATCCTGGACGAGAGCAGTCAGGCCACCTTCCGCCTCTATGGCTCTGAGCACCGCGTCTACACCCACAGCTACCTGTGCTTTGGCCATGACCAGATGCTGACtaggctcctggctcagctggTTCAG gccagccccggccccctggtCTGCCACCCGTGCTACCATAGAGGCTACCGGGCCATGCTGTCCCTGGCCACCCTGTACGAGTCACCCTGTGTGCATACCCCGCCCCCCCAACATGGGGCAGGGAACCTGACCGTGGAAGGAATGGGGAGCCCCACAGCCTGTGTCTCAGCTATCCAAGGCCTCTTCAACTTCTCCGGCTGCGAGGGCCGAGGACACTGCACCTTCGACGGGGTCTACCAGCCCCCCGTGCAGGGCCAGTTCTAT GCCTTCTCGTCCTTTTACTACACCTTCGCCTTCTTGAACCTCACGTCCAAGCAGCCGCTGGCCACTGTCAACACCACTGTGTGGGAGTTCTGCCAGAGGCCCTGGAAGCAG GTGGAGGCAAGCGCACGGGGGCAGGAGCGCTGGCTGCGTGACTATTGTGCCTCGGGCCTGTACATACTCACGCTGCTGCTGGAAGGCTACGGCTTCAGTGAAGAGACCTGGCCCAGCATCGAGTTCCGCAAGCAGGTGATCACCTCCTGGGCCCAGCCATCCGGGGCAGGGGCTCTGGGGCAGCTGCCCTTACCAGCCTCGTGTCCCACAGGTCGGTGGCACCAGTATTGGCTGGACGCTGGGCTACATGCTGAACCTGACCAGCATGATCCCAGCCGCCGTGCCCGCCCAGTGGAGGGCCCAGAGTTATGGCGTGTGGGCAGCAGGTGCTGGCTTCATGGTGCTTACGCTCGGGGCCACTCTTGGAGCTGCTGCCGTCCACCTCCTCTGGCCCCACAGCTGAGTGGGCCACCACCCACTGTtggaggcccaggcccagctcccACAGCCCGGGGCTGCCTTCCGCGCTCCTGA
- the ENTPD8 gene encoding ectonucleoside triphosphate diphosphohydrolase 8 isoform X3, translated as MRLLSQKNGSQATAIFAAVSQALGRSPLDFRGAELLTGQDEGAFGWITINYVLGRLVQYSFSGEWIRPLEGTLVGALDMGGASTQITFVPRGPILDESSQATFRLYGSEHRVYTHSYLCFGHDQMLTRLLAQLVQASPGPLVCHPCYHRGYRAMLSLATLYESPCVHTPPPQHGAGNLTVEGMGSPTACVSAIQGLFNFSGCEGRGHCTFDGVYQPPVQGQFYAFSSFYYTFAFLNLTSKQPLATVNTTVWEFCQRPWKQVEASARGQERWLRDYCASGLYILTLLLEGYGFSEETWPSIEFRKQVITSWAQPSGAGALGQLPLPASCPTGRWHQYWLDAGLHAEPDQHDPSRRARPVEGPELWRVGSRCWLHGAYARGHSWSCCRPPPLAPQLSGPPPTVGGPGPAPTARGCLPRS; from the exons ATGAGGCTGCTCAG CCAGAAGAATGGCTCCCAGGCCACAGCCATCTTTGCGGCAGtcagccaggccctgggccggTCTCCCCTGGACTTTCGGGGTGCTGAGCTCCTGACTGGGCAGGACGAAGGTGCCTTCGGCTGGATCACCATCAACTACGTCCTGGGCAGGCTGGTCCAG TATTCTTTCTCTGGAGAATGGATCCGGCCCCTGGAGGGGACCCTAGTGGGCGCCCTGGACATGGGTGGGGCCTCCACGCAGATCACCTTTGTGCCCAGAGGCCCCATCCTGGACGAGAGCAGTCAGGCCACCTTCCGCCTCTATGGCTCTGAGCACCGCGTCTACACCCACAGCTACCTGTGCTTTGGCCATGACCAGATGCTGACtaggctcctggctcagctggTTCAG gccagccccggccccctggtCTGCCACCCGTGCTACCATAGAGGCTACCGGGCCATGCTGTCCCTGGCCACCCTGTACGAGTCACCCTGTGTGCATACCCCGCCCCCCCAACATGGGGCAGGGAACCTGACCGTGGAAGGAATGGGGAGCCCCACAGCCTGTGTCTCAGCTATCCAAGGCCTCTTCAACTTCTCCGGCTGCGAGGGCCGAGGACACTGCACCTTCGACGGGGTCTACCAGCCCCCCGTGCAGGGCCAGTTCTAT GCCTTCTCGTCCTTTTACTACACCTTCGCCTTCTTGAACCTCACGTCCAAGCAGCCGCTGGCCACTGTCAACACCACTGTGTGGGAGTTCTGCCAGAGGCCCTGGAAGCAG GTGGAGGCAAGCGCACGGGGGCAGGAGCGCTGGCTGCGTGACTATTGTGCCTCGGGCCTGTACATACTCACGCTGCTGCTGGAAGGCTACGGCTTCAGTGAAGAGACCTGGCCCAGCATCGAGTTCCGCAAGCAGGTGATCACCTCCTGGGCCCAGCCATCCGGGGCAGGGGCTCTGGGGCAGCTGCCCTTACCAGCCTCGTGTCCCACAGGTCGGTGGCACCAGTATTGGCTGGACGCTGGGCTACATGCTGAACCTGACCAGCATGATCCCAGCCGCCGTGCCCGCCCAGTGGAGGGCCCAGAGTTATGGCGTGTGGGCAGCAGGTGCTGGCTTCATGGTGCTTACGCTCGGGGCCACTCTTGGAGCTGCTGCCGTCCACCTCCTCTGGCCCCACAGCTGAGTGGGCCACCACCCACTGTtggaggcccaggcccagctcccACAGCCCGGGGCTGCCTTCCGCGCTCCTGA
- the ENTPD8 gene encoding ectonucleoside triphosphate diphosphohydrolase 8 isoform X2 translates to MGPTWKQRVLSTLLGATVASGLTTLILILVEATSVLLPTDTKFGVVFDAGSTHTSLFVYRWPADKQNSTGVVSQALACQVKGPGISSYASDPAQAGESLQGCLEEALVIIPQAKHQETPAFLGATAGMRLLSQKNGSQATAIFAAVSQALGRSPLDFRGAELLTGQDEGAFGWITINYVLGRLVQYSFSGEWIRPLEGTLVGALDMGGASTQITFVPRGPILDESSQATFRLYGSEHRVYTHSYLCFGHDQMLTRLLAQLVQASPGPLVCHPCYHRGYRAMLSLATLYESPCVHTPPPQHGAGNLTVEGMGSPTACVSAIQGLFNFSGCEGRGHCTFDGVYQPPVQGQFYAFSSFYYTFAFLNLTSKQPLATVNTTVWEFCQRPWKQVEASARGQERWLRDYCASGLYILTLLLEGYGFSEETWPSIEFRKQVGGTSIGWTLGYMLNLTSMIPAAVPAQWRAQSYGVWAAGAGFMVLTLGATLGAAAVHLLWPHS, encoded by the exons ATGGGGCCGACCTGGAAGCAGCGGGTCCTAAGCACCCTGCTGGGGGCCACAGTGGCCTCAGGCCTCACCACGCTCATCCTCATCCTGGTGGAGGCCACCAGTGTCCTCCTGCCCACAGACACCAAG TTTGGGGTCGTGTTTGACGCCGGGTCCACCCACACGTCCCTCTTTGTGTATCGGTGGCCAGCAGACAAGCAGAACAGCACAGGCGTGGTCAGCCAGGCGCTGGCCTGCCAGGTGAAAG GGCCAGGCATCTCTTCGTATGCCTCTGACCCTGCACAGGCTGGGGAGAGCCTGCAGGGCTGCCTGGAAGAGGCCCTGGTGATTATCCCACAAGCAAAACATCAGGAAACGCCCGCCTTCCTGGGGGCCACGGCTGGCATGAGGCTGCTCAG CCAGAAGAATGGCTCCCAGGCCACAGCCATCTTTGCGGCAGtcagccaggccctgggccggTCTCCCCTGGACTTTCGGGGTGCTGAGCTCCTGACTGGGCAGGACGAAGGTGCCTTCGGCTGGATCACCATCAACTACGTCCTGGGCAGGCTGGTCCAG TATTCTTTCTCTGGAGAATGGATCCGGCCCCTGGAGGGGACCCTAGTGGGCGCCCTGGACATGGGTGGGGCCTCCACGCAGATCACCTTTGTGCCCAGAGGCCCCATCCTGGACGAGAGCAGTCAGGCCACCTTCCGCCTCTATGGCTCTGAGCACCGCGTCTACACCCACAGCTACCTGTGCTTTGGCCATGACCAGATGCTGACtaggctcctggctcagctggTTCAG gccagccccggccccctggtCTGCCACCCGTGCTACCATAGAGGCTACCGGGCCATGCTGTCCCTGGCCACCCTGTACGAGTCACCCTGTGTGCATACCCCGCCCCCCCAACATGGGGCAGGGAACCTGACCGTGGAAGGAATGGGGAGCCCCACAGCCTGTGTCTCAGCTATCCAAGGCCTCTTCAACTTCTCCGGCTGCGAGGGCCGAGGACACTGCACCTTCGACGGGGTCTACCAGCCCCCCGTGCAGGGCCAGTTCTAT GCCTTCTCGTCCTTTTACTACACCTTCGCCTTCTTGAACCTCACGTCCAAGCAGCCGCTGGCCACTGTCAACACCACTGTGTGGGAGTTCTGCCAGAGGCCCTGGAAGCAG GTGGAGGCAAGCGCACGGGGGCAGGAGCGCTGGCTGCGTGACTATTGTGCCTCGGGCCTGTACATACTCACGCTGCTGCTGGAAGGCTACGGCTTCAGTGAAGAGACCTGGCCCAGCATCGAGTTCCGCAAGCAG GTCGGTGGCACCAGTATTGGCTGGACGCTGGGCTACATGCTGAACCTGACCAGCATGATCCCAGCCGCCGTGCCCGCCCAGTGGAGGGCCCAGAGTTATGGCGTGTGGGCAGCAGGTGCTGGCTTCATGGTGCTTACGCTCGGGGCCACTCTTGGAGCTGCTGCCGTCCACCTCCTCTGGCCCCACAGCTGA